The Manis javanica isolate MJ-LG chromosome 14, MJ_LKY, whole genome shotgun sequence genomic interval TTCCAGGCCAAAGGAACAGCGTAAGCTGGTTGGGGAATCTAGAAGCTTCCCATGTTGACAGCACGCTCCCCCAAGCATCAGCAAAGCAAGCCCCATGTCCTTCCTTTTACATCCATTTCCCGCATAGAGTCTCCCGGGGACTAACTGGTCTTCTACGTTGTGTCTTGCTAACTTACACTTTAATTATCACAAGGCAGCCAGAGTGACACTGTTAAAACTTAAATCAGACCATGTCCCTTTTCTGCTTCAAACCATCCAAAGACTTCCTACCACATCcaagataaaatccaaactcccttAACATGGCCTGCAGACCCTCGGGCTCCGGCCACTGCCTACTGTCTGAAGGGATCTCATTCTGCCCAACCCTTCACCAGCCAGGTCAGCGCCCCCAGGCCCTACTGCTGCCCCCGGGACAGCCTAGCTCACTCCTCCTTTCAGGCCTTGGCTTTCACTGGTCACGCTGCCAGGAGCACTACTGCCCTCGTTCTTCACCCGGCTGGCTCCACCTAGTCATACAGGTTTGCCACAAACCCTTTCGGGTGCCACCCAACAGTTTTTCTGCCTTCCTTGCTAACACAGCTTGGGTTTTGTTCAAGGGTAATGGCCTgtccctgccctggcccccaggGGTAAATCTGGATCTGTCTAACCCAATCATGGTATCACAGGATATTGAAATGGGCTTGTTCTATAGTCTCGGACTTTTGGCCAGACTCAAGTCGAGGACAACAGTTGACAAAAAACAGTTGGCCTATGTTGTAAAGAGAGCCCCAGATATCCTCTCTGGGCTTACCTAAAGAGCACCACTAATCTCTTACCCCTCTACCCCAACCAGTCTGTATAAAGACAAGACCAGAAATCTGAATTTTCTAGAAGGGGAGAGAAGTGGTTTGAGTAGGCAGACAGCAGGAGGAGGTCTGAGGCAAGGGTGAGTCTTCACTTGCCCATGTCACGTGAAAGACTCCAAGAGAACCCTCCAGAGAAGGCAAGCTGGCTCACCCCTTCTGGGCTGGACTCCTGCTGAGCTGAAGGGCCTAGTAGGGCCCCTCCTGGGCTGCTACCAGAGCACAGAGTGGGACGGGTGTTCGTGAGAGCGCTCAGGAGCGACTCTCCAGGAGGCGCCCGGGGGAACCTGACCAGGAGAGTGGCGCTTGCTTCTCAACGCCACAGGGGAGAAGGCAGCTGCAGGGTGCCCTGCTGTCCCAGTCTGGCAGGACAAGGATGCATGCATTTCCTCTGGGACAAGAGGAAATGCTGGAGGGCAGCAGGCCTCAATCCATCTGTGAGATTCTCCATCCCAGGGGGCAGCCTGCTTGCAGGGAGGGATCCAAAGGAAGAAGCTGCGGGTGGCCCAGGGAGCTACAGGGAGCTTGACTCGAGGTCAGCCGAATAGAACTGCCCTCAGCAGGAAACTGGGTACTGCAAGGTCCACACAGAGCCTCTGAAGAGCCCCTAAATGGCCCCCTGAGACAATCAGGGTGTGAACACTTGCCACAAGAGGCAGTGGAATTATACCAGTATCGATGACTTCAGACTTTTGTCCCTTTTCCTCTAATTCTTCTAATCCCCTTTCTGACATCAGAAGAACCAGAAGGGGAAGGAAGTGGAGAAGAAAGTGAAGGGGCAGGCCATGCCCCCTTCTCTGCTCAGGACCCCATGCCAGGGATGGGGCCTGAGCTGGGTGCAGGGGCGGTGAGGAGGGAAGATAAGCTTGAGAATGGACATGAGATTGGAATTTTGAAGCAGATGGGATTGGACCTTTTGAACCCTAAAAATAATCCTTATTACTGAAGCAGAACTCAGTCTTCTCAATGAAATAACCAGAAAGCTAAGGGTCTGTGTGAAAGGTCATCAATGGGAGAACAGGTGTGAATACAGCGGTCAGGGTAAAAGCTGTTGGTATCCCATGGAGGTCAGTTCAGTCAGTAACCTGGAGATGATGCCAATTCTATGCCCCTtgcctgggagagggttaggaaAGGGCATGTGTTGCAGTTCTGACTAAAGAGGTGTGAGGGGAAGTTGGCCAAGGAGATTACAGGGAAGTTTTCCTTGTTCTTAAAAGGGACTTGAGGAAGGAATGTTCTGGTCTTTGCCATTGTTGTATGAAGACGTGATACCTGGATTTGCTGCAGCCATTTCTTGACCTGAAGAGGAGTGGTTGACAGGCCAAAGAGGGCAggagaaaagaaggcaaaagGAACCTGGGTCCTTGGTAGGTTTACTGAGCTGCTGAATTCTCCAAACTCCAAAACCACTCTACTCTGAAACTTGTCATATGAGATAATCAACCTTCTCTTGGTAAAACCACTTTTAGGTGGGTTCCCTGTTCTTACAGCCCAATGCCTCCTGATACAAGGTCACCTTCTCTGAGGAGCCTTCCCTGACCGCTCAAGCTAAAGTAGCTCCCAGTGCCTTCCTATCATATCCCCCTGGCACACTTTTTTCATATCACTTGTCACCATCAGAAATGCTCTTGTGTATTTTTGCTCATTTATTGTTTAAATGTTCACTTACTGTCTACTCTCCATAAGATGTAAACTCCAAAAGAGCTGGGTGGTTGTCAGGCTTATTCACTGCTGAATCCTCAGCAGGTGCTTAGTTAGCGTGGAATGGATGAATGAGTTGAATTTATCAGGAAGAGCAGGAAATAAGGCCAGAGAGTTCAGGAGAGATGGGGATCATGAAGGGCTGTGGGTCTGGACCACATCTTGAGGGCAGTAGGGAGTCCCTCAGATTGGGGAGGCTCTAGAGGGCAAGGACTGTGTCTTCTTCCACAGATGGGGCCTTTTGCTCTGGGTCTGCACTCAAAGCCAAATACCAGGCCAAGGCCACATGGGGTGCTTGGGTGCAGAAGAACATGCCCAGACCCCTTCCTGGGAACCTAGCGCTGGGCTGTGCTCCACAGGCCTCTTGAGTGTCCCTGACCTTATTAGCGTTAGTCCAGCACTAACCCACCAAGCCGTACAAAGTCATCATCTTCTGCTCTTCATAGATGTTCATAGGGTTCACCAGGAGCTGAAAGAGACCTGAGGGCACAGGGTTAAGTCAAAGGTCAAAAGTTGGGTCCCACCCCAACTCTGCTCCACACTCACCTATGGCCAGGAGCCCCCCTGTGCCTGCCCCCAGCAGGAAAGCAGTGACTGGAAACTGGCCTGGCTGGCGCCACAGGAATCGGCTACAGAAGACAGGCAGCCCCCAACTCAGGAGCCTCTGCACCGCTGAGGAGTTGAACAGTTAAGCCCCAGTAAGACCAACATCCCATTCTTCTGGCCGGGATGTGGTTCATTATTAGGATTAGGGGCTTGCAGCGGGGGTAGAGGTTTGGGGAaactggggagggtggcaggAACTTGGGGGGTCCTGACGGAGGAGATGGGcggagatgagagagagagaggagagagctggaCTGGAGGAGGGCGTGGGTGGGAGGGGCGGAGGCGGGGAGATGTTGAGGAGGGCGGGGTCTCTAGTGACAGACTCACTGGTGCGGGGTGGTTTCCTTGTTTGCCCCTTTGCTCTGTTCTGATGACGTGTGATGTCCATAAGTCTGTTCTGGGGAACCCTCGCTCATTCCACAAGTATCTCAAGGATGCCCTTGGACATGAGCTGcttctttctcctctgcctcACCACAGCCTGTCTGAAGTCTGTGTCTTTCAATCCCTCTGCTCTGAGATAGGAAGGAGACTAGAGACCTACCTATCTCTTTCCCAGTCTCTGCTACAGAGTAAGGAATTCTAAGATACACACAGTCAAAGCCCTCCGGAACCTTAGAATGTGGTGAGAAGTTCCAGGCCCCCTGTAGAGCCACAGAACCTGGTGGGCATCTCCTGGAGACGGGAAAACATTTGCTGTCAGCAGCCATGTCCAAAGTCAGGAAAGATGTTGTGCGCTCCTTGGGGCCAGAGGAGCCGAGCACGGCGCGGGCTGTGGTCCGCAGCATGGGGGCCTTCATGCTGGGCTTGTCCTTGGCCACGGCCTACGGGCTGCTGGAGCTGCTGGTGGAAAGGCGCAGCCCCTGGGGCTGCCTGGTGAGCACTCTCACTCTGGCCGCCTTCCTCAGCCTGGGCATGGGTTTCTCCCGCCAGATCCGAGTCACTGTCTTCCTTCTGCTGCCCCAGGCCTTCTCCAGTGAGCTCACACCCAGGGGAGGGGACAAgtcctggggcaggggctggggcagggggatcTCAGGGAGGGGTTATTCTGGTTATTCTGAAGGCTTCTGGAAGAGACTGGGGGCAAGGCTGGGGCCCTGTTCTGATGGAACGGTCTCCTCCAGAGCAGAGCCGGACACTGCTGTTGGTGGCTGCCTTTGGGCTGGTGCTGCAAGGGCCCTGTGCCAACACGCTGCACAACTTTACCCGTGCCAGCGAGGCTGTGGCCTGTGGGGCAGAGCTGGCCCTGAACCAGACTGCCGAAATGCTGGAGCGGGCCCAGCAGCCCCTCGTCAGTAAGCTCCCCCACCCTGCCTGGCCCCCTGTGCCCTTGTCCTGCGTGTTCTACAGTCctgttgtttcattcttccctGCTGGTACTGGGCACTGACCTCAAGGCGCCCGCTCAGACCCTCTTATCCTTGCTTTCCGGACTGCTCCTCTGCCACATTAACTACCTCCCAGACGGTAGCATCCAggcttccctcctccctgggggCAGACCCCCTGCACTCTCTACCAGAGGGGCAATGGTGAGAAACAGCCCCTAGAGGAGGAGACCCTACAGTGCCTCTGTCCCCTGCTTCTCAGGTGCTCTGAACAAGATTAAAGCCATTGCCCAGAAGGCCAAAGAGGTGGCGGACCGGATTCGCAAGTTCTTTCGGTCAATCATGGATAGCGTGAAGCATGTAGGTCAGTACATTTGCATGTCTGCGTTTGGGTGGGGGGGTCAAAATTCACCCAGTCTCCCTTACCCTTTCCTGTCCAGGGCTTTGTGAGCCCCTCCTGGGTGCTGACTAGTCCCCACTAGTCGTATACAGCACAGCCAGGCCCCTGACTACAGGCTTCCGTGGCCCCAGCCGTTGTGCTGGTGTTCCCCAGCCCTCCAAAAGGTGCTGCGGGGCCCTGGCCCTGAGTACCAGCCCTGCGGTCATTCTCAGCCAGGGCCCTGAGGAATGTGTGGTCCTGGCTCCTGCACATTGGTGATGTGTGCAACTCGGAGCTGGGGAACCCTTACTTGAAGTGTGCGCGGATCTTCGATGATGCCAAGGACAACTGCATGAAGGTCATACCGCAAGCCTACCACCTGTGTTATGTGCTCATGCCCTTCAAGCTGGTGCTCTGTGGACTTGCTAGCGGTGAGCCAGGGGCCTGCAGTCAGGATTAGGGGTCCAGCAAATGTGGGGCCAGTGGAAGGGTGGGGCCAAGGGGCAATGAATAGGGGACCAGTAAGGATGCTGGGCTTCAAATGGGGTGGCCCGGGGATAGGGAGGAGTTGGTGTGGGGGGTGAGGTAATGGGGAGAAGCTAAAGGGTTTGGAATCAGTGTGGAGGCCGGTAGGAAAAGTGAAAAGTCAAGaaggccctggggcctgggctgcaTCTCTGCGCCCCTCCTGACACCCGGCCTCTGGCTCGCAGTGGTCCAGGTGTTCTGCATCATCCCCAAGTACATCCAGCCCTTCCTGCGCGAGACCATTGTCACCCGTGAGTGATCCCCTCCTAGCCCTGCCACCTGCAGTGCTCCGGGGCAGTCTCCTCCCCTCGTCACCAGCCTGGGAGTGTTCCCAGTCCATAGGCGAGAATACAAGGGCAAGAAAGGACCTCAGGAGGTTATCCGGGCTAAGGTCCAGCCTGtacagattaggaaattgaggcccagggaCGGGGAGGTACCTCACCAAAGCTAGACCCCAGAGCAGGGGCTTAGAGAATCAGggcctcctggccccagggcaggtcaACGGGATGTTCACTATGGTGTCACGCTGATGCTGAGCATGCGGTGGCATCGACTGGAGGCTTTGCCCCCTCCTCAGTCCATGGGTTCAGATCCTGGGTGTTCCTGGCTGTGAGCTGTGTGACCCCTGGGCTGTGCAGGCCCCTCCCCAGCTGCACCCCTGCTGCCTTCTAACTCCCCTCGCTCACATCTCCCTGGCCCTGCTGGCCCCAGCTGTGATAAAATTGATAGACCGAGTGCGTGAAGAGTTTGAGTTCAACGTGACAGCCACCCACTACTTCTCTGTGGATCTCAGTGCCTCTCGGAGCCTGTCCCAGGTAGCTCTGGACCTCCAGGAGGCTGTCAGGATGAAACTGCACCGCATTGGAGAGGCCCTGACGCTGATGGGCTACGCCACACCCCTCCTGCTCGTGCTgctctatctccagtgagaggcTGGACGGCGGGTCCGGGGCTCGGGGAGCGAATGCTGCTGGGGAACAGCGCATGCCCGGGTGTCCTGGGAGACTGGAGTTTCAGGGAGCGGGTGGAGACTATGGTGCCCTATGGGGTTGGCTCAGGGGTGCTGAGGGTCTTCACATGTGCTCCACCAGAGCCCTGTTTTACTGGTACTGTTACCTGAACCTGGACAGTTACGACAACATCTACATCACCGGCCGATTCCTGCACATGGAAGCTGTCCGCTCCAGGGTGGGATTGCCCACGGTGCTACCGCTCAGAGCCCATGAGACCAGATACTATATCCAGCCTGGTGAGGGACTCTGTGGGGGCCTAGGGCATCCGCAAACCCCATTGCCTTGACCTTAAGCCCAGTGCACAGGCCTGGTTTGGGCAGGGCCAGATGGAGAAGAGATAACCATAATCTTAAGGAAATTTCAGGCTGAGGGAGACACAGCCCTGTCCTTGGGGTGCCCTCAGTCTGAAAGAGGAAAACAGGGATGCTCATAGCATGCAGACAGCAAGAAAAGGGGCTGACGAGGCCTCTGGGAGCCCTGGAGTGTCAGGAACAGAGGTAAGGGTAGGTGGGAGTAGATAAGGAGCAAGGGAAGAGAaggcactgggggtgggggcggaaGCGTGAGTGTACAAATGCACAGGAGGTGTAACCTGGGGGTGCCAACTGGCTGTGAGGCACGGGCCAGGCAGGGGGTCGGGTGCCCCAGGAGGGAGGGTTCCTAGAGCTTGGAAATGGGCCACTGGGCCCAGGTGGACATGCTAGGCCTCCACCTCTAGGCATGGAGTTCCTGCCCATGAAGAATgcttcccaccctcaccccagggTCCTCACAGCCTCCACATCTTCCAGACGAGCAAACAGGCCCTGGTTGATCAGGGGCAGGAGCCCCCTTCAGGAGGGAGATCTCaggaccaggggctggggggtgggagaaTTGGGACGCATTCTCCTGAccttcccatcccccacccaGGCTCCATCTTCCTGTCTCACCGGGAGCAGATCGTTTATACCCTGGCGATCTTCAGCCT includes:
- the DCST2 gene encoding DC-STAMP domain-containing protein 2, yielding MSKVRKDVVRSLGPEEPSTARAVVRSMGAFMLGLSLATAYGLLELLVERRSPWGCLVSTLTLAAFLSLGMGFSRQIRVTVFLLLPQAFSKQSRTLLLVAAFGLVLQGPCANTLHNFTRASEAVACGAELALNQTAEMLERAQQPLVSALNKIKAIAQKAKEVADRIRKFFRSIMDSVKHVARALRNVWSWLLHIGDVCNSELGNPYLKCARIFDDAKDNCMKVIPQAYHLCYVLMPFKLVLCGLASVVQVFCIIPKYIQPFLRETIVTPVIKLIDRVREEFEFNVTATHYFSVDLSASRSLSQVALDLQEAVRMKLHRIGEALTLMGYATPLLLVLLYLQALFYWYCYLNLDSYDNIYITGRFLHMEAVRSRVGLPTVLPLRAHETRYYIQPGSIFLSHREQIVYTLAIFSLIKHLLLVLLLIFLDYAVFWVLDLARYQLQGEVVARSPVVVSITVEGTGYTGKIYRDLVSAFDVLQQGNVSILSRRCLLQPSEPDTTGYTVIGILYGLCFFVTLFGKYVSRLRRVICASYYPSREQERISYLYNVLLSRRTNLLATLHRAVRRRAADQGQMSVLQMLARRCSCLAPFISHFGQPQTYCLGCGQPQDSEDAESSVSCSTPGCRGLFCRTCFRLLDNTCSVCAAPLSYQGKLDLEMDSSDEEDPRLWLAAARRKDPEQEVLLRQQLQEALGRTLSTESSSEFSDPDEEKGLLQRTHR